A single Xiphias gladius isolate SHS-SW01 ecotype Sanya breed wild chromosome 18, ASM1685928v1, whole genome shotgun sequence DNA region contains:
- the tcf15 gene encoding transcription factor 15, whose product MMTFAMLRPVATHLIYSDFALLSEDDENRSESDGSSEQSYCDSTEKRRRISHKLEADSAVVMKQRSAANARERGRTQSVNTAFTALRTLIPTEPVDRKLSKIETLRLASSYISHLANVLLIGDGGADGQPCLGAVHVPGESGAKQPRTICTFCLSNQRKGVKDGKDCLKMRGLGPLRMRR is encoded by the exons ATGATGACTTTTGCCATGCTGCGGCCTGTGGCGACGCACCTAATCTATTCCGACTTCGCCCTCCTGTCCGAGGACGACGAGAACCGCAGCGAGAGCGACGGCAGCTCGGAGCAGAGTTACTGCGACTCCACCGAGAAGCGCCGGAGGATTTCGCACAAACTGGAGGCGGACTCCGCGGTGGTCATGAAGCAGAGGAGCGCCGCCAACGCCAGGGAGAGAGGCAGGACCCAGAGCGTCAACACCGCATTCACGGCGCTTCGGACTCTCATACCCACCGAGCCGGTGGACCGAAAGCTCTCCAAGATCGAAACTCTTCGCCTGGCATCCAGCTACATTTCCCATCTGGCCAACGTGCTGCTTATTGGAGACGGCGGCGCTGATGGACAGCCGTGCCTCGGCGCGGTCCATGTGCCGGGGGAGAGCGGGGCGAAGCAGCCGCGGACCATCTGCACCTTCTGCTTGAGCAACCAGAGAAAAGGG GTAAAGGACGGCAAAGACTGTTTAAAAATGCGAGGACTGGGCCCACTGCGAATGAGACGCTGA